The following are encoded in a window of Cupriavidus oxalaticus genomic DNA:
- a CDS encoding entericidin A/B family lipoprotein — translation MKRTLIAWLACLGMLQLAGCNAMAGLGKDTQAAGSSLERAAKK, via the coding sequence ATGAAAAGGACCCTGATCGCATGGCTGGCATGCCTGGGCATGCTGCAGCTGGCTGGCTGCAACGCCATGGCCGGCCTGGGCAAGGACACGCAGGCCGCCGGCAGCTCGCTCGAGCGCGCGGCCAAGAAGTAA
- the leuC gene encoding 3-isopropylmalate dehydratase large subunit, which yields MAKTLYDKLWDDHTVHVEEDGTTLLYIDRHLLHEVTSPQAFEGLKMAQRPVWRISANLAVSDHNVPTTDRSQGIADPVSKLQVDTLDANCDSFGITQFKMTDHRQGIVHVIGPEQGATLPGMTVVCGDSHTSTHGAFGALAHGIGTSEVEHVLATQTLLGKKAKNMLVKVEGKLPRGCTAKDIVLAIIGEIGTAGGTGYTIEFAGSAIRDLTMEGRMTVCNMAIEAGARAGLVAVDDVTLEYVKGRPYAPQGVEWEQAVAYWRTLHSDAGAKFDQVVELRAEEIRPQVTWGTSPEMVISIEDRVPDPEKEKDQTKRNAMERALEYMGLQPNVPVESINIDKVFIGSCTNSRIEDMRAAAWVVQKLGRKVASNVKLAMVVPGSGLVKEQAEREGLDKIFKAAGFEWREPGCSMCLAMNADRLDPGERCASTSNRNFEGRQGAGGRTHLVSPAMAAAAAIEGHFVDIRKLG from the coding sequence ATGGCCAAGACGCTCTACGACAAACTCTGGGATGACCACACCGTCCACGTCGAGGAAGACGGCACCACGCTGCTCTACATCGACCGCCACCTGCTGCATGAAGTGACCAGCCCGCAGGCGTTCGAGGGCCTGAAGATGGCGCAGCGTCCGGTATGGCGCATCAGCGCCAACCTGGCCGTGTCGGACCACAACGTGCCGACCACCGACCGCAGCCAGGGCATTGCCGACCCGGTGTCGAAGCTGCAGGTCGATACGCTGGACGCCAACTGCGACAGCTTCGGCATCACCCAGTTCAAGATGACCGACCACCGCCAGGGCATCGTGCACGTGATCGGGCCGGAGCAGGGCGCAACGCTGCCGGGCATGACGGTGGTGTGCGGCGACTCGCATACCAGCACGCACGGCGCCTTCGGCGCGCTGGCGCATGGCATCGGCACCTCGGAAGTCGAGCACGTGCTGGCCACGCAGACGCTGCTGGGCAAGAAGGCAAAGAACATGCTGGTCAAGGTGGAAGGCAAGCTGCCGCGCGGCTGCACCGCCAAGGACATCGTGCTGGCCATCATCGGCGAGATCGGCACCGCCGGCGGCACTGGCTACACCATCGAGTTCGCCGGCTCGGCCATCCGCGACCTGACCATGGAAGGCCGCATGACCGTCTGCAACATGGCCATCGAGGCGGGCGCGCGCGCCGGCCTGGTGGCGGTGGACGATGTCACGCTGGAATACGTCAAGGGCCGCCCGTACGCGCCGCAGGGCGTGGAGTGGGAGCAGGCCGTGGCCTACTGGCGCACGCTGCATTCGGATGCCGGCGCCAAGTTCGACCAGGTGGTCGAGCTGCGTGCCGAAGAGATTCGCCCGCAGGTGACCTGGGGCACCTCGCCGGAAATGGTCATCAGCATCGAAGACCGCGTGCCGGATCCCGAGAAGGAAAAGGACCAGACCAAGCGCAACGCCATGGAGCGCGCGCTGGAATACATGGGCCTGCAGCCCAACGTGCCGGTCGAGAGCATCAATATCGACAAGGTCTTCATCGGCTCGTGCACCAACAGCCGCATCGAGGACATGCGCGCCGCCGCCTGGGTGGTGCAGAAGCTGGGCCGCAAGGTCGCCTCGAACGTGAAGCTGGCGATGGTGGTGCCGGGTTCGGGGCTGGTCAAGGAGCAGGCCGAGCGCGAAGGGCTGGACAAGATCTTCAAGGCCGCCGGCTTTGAATGGCGCGAGCCGGGCTGCTCGATGTGCCTGGCCATGAATGCCGACCGCCTCGATCCGGGCGAGCGCTGCGCGTCGACCTCGAACCGCAACTTCGAAGGCCGCCAGGGCGCCGGTGGCCGTACCCACCTGGTGAGCCCGGCGATGGCAGCGGCTGCCGCCATCGAAGGCCATTTCGTCGACATCCGCAAGCTGGGCTGA
- a CDS encoding ABC transporter ATP-binding protein encodes MLKLEQVHTHYGAVEALSGVSIEVNKGEIVTLIGSNGAGKTTLMMTVCGTPRASSGRVLFEGKDITNRSTHEIMRLGLAISPEGRRVFPSLTVLENLKMGGFFAKRDEIEAGIEHVFKLFPRLNQRAGQRAGTMSGGEQQMLAIGRALMSRPRLLLLDEPTLGLAPLIIAQIFDIIRTIRDEGVTVFLVEQNANKALQVADRGYVLETGKVVLADTGANLLANDRIKAAYLGG; translated from the coding sequence ATGCTGAAGCTGGAACAGGTCCATACCCACTACGGCGCCGTCGAGGCGCTGTCGGGCGTATCGATCGAAGTCAACAAGGGGGAGATCGTCACCCTGATCGGCAGCAATGGCGCCGGCAAGACGACGCTGATGATGACCGTGTGCGGCACGCCGCGCGCCTCGAGCGGGCGCGTGCTGTTCGAGGGAAAGGACATCACCAATCGCTCGACGCACGAGATCATGCGGTTGGGGCTCGCGATCTCGCCCGAGGGCCGGCGCGTGTTCCCGAGCCTGACGGTGCTGGAAAACCTGAAGATGGGCGGCTTCTTTGCCAAGCGCGACGAGATCGAGGCAGGCATCGAGCACGTCTTCAAGCTGTTCCCGCGCCTGAACCAGCGCGCCGGCCAGCGTGCCGGCACCATGTCGGGCGGCGAGCAGCAGATGCTGGCGATCGGCCGCGCGCTGATGAGCCGGCCGCGCTTGCTGCTGCTGGATGAACCCACGCTCGGCCTCGCGCCGCTGATCATCGCGCAGATCTTCGACATCATCCGGACCATTCGTGACGAGGGCGTCACCGTGTTCCTGGTCGAGCAGAACGCCAACAAGGCGCTGCAGGTCGCGGATCGGGGCTATGTGCTGGAGACCGGCAAGGTGGTGCTGGCCGATACCGGCGCAAACCTGCTGGCCAACGACCGGATCAAGGCTGCATACCTCGGTGGCTGA
- a CDS encoding FimV/HubP family polar landmark protein has translation MSVSQHRRKDAPTARQRWSTLAVTALGLLLAQPAAYAAGFGQLRVQSNLGQPLQAEIDISGVTPEEASGLNVRLASPGAYAAAGLTYQPAVSSLRLEIERRPNGSYVAKVRSTQPISEPFVDILVDMSWASGKVSRAYTFLLDPAGAKPSNETYSPSTVVQAATPDASPAAVPQAAAAAAPQAAAQEAAPAAESARPAAPVRPARQARRAPPAAPAASADVAPGGGYTVKRGDTLYGIAGEAVQSAESVSLDQMLVALYRNNPNAFIGGNMNRLRSGAVLQVPTQQQAQSVTPKAARREVVARTQGFDAYRSRLASAAAARSVEPDSGRQQSGNVTARVQEQAAPTDGPRDELKLSKAERGAQADAAAKAEANVARERQVKEAEARLAQLEKNIGDMQKLLELKNAEIAKLSQSSQAALADKEKEKAAAVARPEAAAPNVVTAEAPKAGAAEPAAAAAVAGAATAVPDAASAAVAPATAAPALAAAAASAPQAAAAVAAPASAPAAKPAPPAVAAPAPVQEPSFLDGLLANPMLLPGGGLVVALLGVYAIYRRRQQQKQGEATGFGDSILSQESTVMAGANSLFGAAGGQSVDTSQHSVFGADFRIGNNTPEANEVDPIAEAEVYIAYGRDVQAEEILREALEKNPEQQPVRLKLLEIYSNRQDVEGFRVIAEEMFAQTGGHSAEWLKAAEMGRALEPGNAMYLVVTPEAAGPDTASPATDQWRTQDPSQDPASIPRLEPSLGDLALPLDAFPAPAAGDPIVAPASAAMVFGADSDPTEPAVRLDGGLHLDFPGRAGDPLADPLADDGDGQAHDVPRLDTPTRSRPLEFDMSGLSLDLGSAASATGGSPAAADEAFAPLPATTLLRDGKLAEPIDLSRVADETNPDTARGVSPSTLSVDGVDGGRDMQIKLDLARAYIEIGDKEGARELLQEVVEQSQDPLQAEARSLLLEVA, from the coding sequence GTGAGTGTGAGCCAACATCGCCGGAAAGATGCGCCTACTGCCCGTCAGCGCTGGTCAACGCTGGCCGTCACGGCACTGGGCCTGCTGCTTGCGCAGCCGGCCGCATATGCCGCGGGGTTCGGGCAATTGCGGGTTCAGTCGAATCTGGGGCAGCCGCTGCAGGCTGAGATCGACATCAGCGGGGTCACGCCCGAAGAGGCCTCCGGGCTGAACGTCAGGCTGGCGTCGCCGGGGGCGTATGCCGCGGCGGGGCTGACCTACCAGCCTGCGGTCAGCTCGCTGCGCCTGGAGATCGAGCGCCGTCCCAACGGCAGCTATGTCGCCAAGGTCCGTTCGACGCAGCCGATCAGCGAGCCGTTCGTCGACATCCTGGTCGACATGAGCTGGGCCAGCGGCAAGGTTTCGCGCGCCTACACCTTCCTGCTTGACCCCGCCGGGGCCAAGCCTTCCAACGAGACCTACTCGCCGTCGACGGTGGTGCAGGCGGCAACGCCCGACGCCTCGCCCGCCGCCGTGCCACAGGCCGCGGCTGCCGCGGCGCCGCAAGCGGCCGCACAGGAAGCTGCGCCCGCCGCCGAGTCCGCCCGTCCGGCAGCGCCCGTGCGCCCCGCTCGGCAGGCCAGGCGGGCGCCGCCAGCGGCGCCCGCAGCCAGCGCCGACGTGGCGCCCGGCGGTGGCTATACCGTCAAGCGCGGCGATACGCTGTACGGGATCGCCGGCGAAGCCGTGCAGAGCGCCGAATCGGTGTCGCTGGACCAGATGCTGGTCGCGCTCTACCGCAACAATCCCAACGCCTTTATCGGCGGCAACATGAACCGGCTGCGCAGCGGCGCGGTGCTGCAGGTGCCGACCCAGCAACAGGCGCAGTCCGTCACGCCCAAGGCCGCGCGCCGCGAGGTGGTCGCGCGCACGCAGGGCTTCGACGCCTATCGCAGCCGCCTGGCGAGTGCCGCCGCGGCCAGGTCGGTCGAGCCCGACAGCGGCCGGCAGCAGTCCGGCAACGTGACGGCGCGCGTGCAGGAACAGGCGGCCCCGACCGATGGCCCGCGCGACGAACTGAAGCTGAGCAAGGCCGAGCGGGGTGCGCAGGCCGATGCTGCCGCCAAGGCCGAAGCCAACGTCGCGCGCGAGCGCCAGGTCAAGGAAGCCGAGGCGCGCCTGGCGCAGCTGGAAAAGAATATCGGCGACATGCAGAAGCTGCTCGAGCTGAAGAACGCCGAGATCGCCAAGCTGAGCCAGTCCAGCCAGGCTGCGCTGGCCGACAAGGAAAAGGAAAAGGCGGCCGCGGTGGCCAGGCCTGAAGCCGCCGCACCGAACGTGGTGACTGCCGAGGCCCCGAAGGCGGGTGCCGCGGAACCGGCAGCAGCGGCAGCAGTTGCGGGTGCCGCCACCGCAGTGCCCGATGCCGCCAGTGCCGCCGTTGCACCCGCTACAGCGGCGCCGGCGCTGGCAGCCGCCGCGGCTTCGGCACCGCAGGCTGCTGCAGCGGTTGCCGCGCCGGCATCGGCCCCGGCAGCCAAGCCGGCGCCGCCTGCGGTGGCAGCGCCTGCACCGGTGCAGGAGCCGTCGTTCCTTGACGGCCTGCTGGCCAACCCGATGCTGCTACCCGGCGGCGGCCTGGTGGTGGCGCTGCTCGGTGTCTACGCGATCTATCGCCGCCGCCAGCAGCAGAAGCAGGGCGAGGCGACCGGCTTCGGCGACAGCATCCTGTCGCAGGAAAGCACGGTGATGGCCGGCGCCAATTCGCTGTTCGGCGCCGCCGGCGGCCAGAGTGTCGACACCTCGCAGCACAGCGTGTTCGGCGCCGACTTCCGCATCGGCAACAACACGCCGGAAGCCAACGAGGTCGACCCGATTGCCGAGGCCGAGGTCTATATCGCCTACGGGCGCGATGTGCAGGCGGAGGAAATCCTGCGCGAAGCCCTGGAGAAAAACCCGGAGCAGCAGCCGGTGCGGCTCAAGCTCCTGGAGATTTACAGCAACAGACAGGATGTGGAAGGTTTCCGCGTGATAGCAGAAGAAATGTTCGCCCAGACCGGCGGACACAGTGCGGAATGGCTGAAGGCAGCAGAAATGGGGCGTGCGCTCGAGCCGGGCAACGCGATGTACCTGGTGGTGACGCCGGAGGCGGCGGGTCCGGACACGGCCTCGCCCGCGACGGACCAGTGGCGCACGCAGGACCCGTCGCAGGATCCGGCTTCGATCCCGCGCCTGGAGCCCTCGCTGGGCGACCTGGCGTTGCCGCTGGACGCGTTCCCGGCGCCCGCGGCGGGCGACCCGATCGTGGCGCCGGCGTCGGCGGCCATGGTGTTCGGTGCGGATTCGGACCCGACCGAGCCGGCTGTGCGCCTGGACGGCGGACTGCACCTGGATTTCCCGGGCCGCGCCGGCGATCCGCTGGCCGACCCGCTGGCCGATGATGGGGATGGGCAAGCGCACGACGTGCCGCGCCTGGATACGCCGACCCGCTCGCGTCCGCTGGAGTTCGACATGTCGGGCCTGTCGCTGGACCTGGGCAGTGCTGCGTCGGCCACCGGTGGCTCGCCGGCCGCGGCGGACGAAGCTTTCGCGCCGCTGCCTGCGACGACCCTGCTGCGCGACGGCAAGCTGGCCGAGCCGATCGACCTGTCGCGAGTAGCGGACGAAACCAATCCCGATACGGCCCGCGGCGTTTCGCCCAGCACGCTGTCGGTCGATGGCGTCGACGGGGGGCGCGACATGCAGATCAAGCTCGACCTGGCACGCGCCTATATCGAGATCGGCGACAAGGAAGGGGCGCGCGAGCTGCTGCAGGAAGTGGTCGAGCAGTCGCAGGACCCGCTGCAGGCCGAGGCCCGCTCGCTGCTGCTGGAAGTGGCCTGA
- the livG gene encoding high-affinity branched-chain amino acid ABC transporter ATP-binding protein LivG, with the protein MTDLQQAELLKVSGLQMRFGGLLAVDGIDFDVRRDEVFAIIGPNGAGKTTVFNCVGGFYKPTAGEVTLDGHAIAGLPSHKVARQGLVRTFQNIRLFKSLTVVENLLVAQHLQVQSGILRGLFATPAYRRAEREALERAALWLERMGLTKVANREAGTLSYGHQRRLEIARCMITRPRLLMLDEPAAGLNPQEKVELQQLIDQLRREFGIAVLLIEHDMSLVMGVSDRILVMEHGKPIVIGKPEEVRNDPRVIKAYLGED; encoded by the coding sequence ATGACTGATTTGCAACAAGCCGAGTTGCTGAAGGTATCCGGCCTGCAGATGCGCTTCGGCGGCCTGCTGGCCGTGGACGGCATCGATTTCGATGTCCGCAGGGACGAGGTCTTCGCCATCATCGGCCCCAACGGCGCCGGCAAGACCACGGTGTTCAACTGCGTCGGCGGCTTCTACAAGCCGACCGCGGGCGAGGTCACGCTGGACGGCCACGCCATCGCCGGCCTGCCCAGCCACAAGGTGGCGCGGCAGGGCCTGGTGCGGACCTTCCAGAACATCCGCCTGTTCAAGTCGCTGACGGTGGTGGAGAACCTGCTGGTAGCACAACACCTGCAGGTGCAGTCCGGCATCCTGCGCGGCTTGTTTGCCACCCCGGCCTATCGCCGTGCCGAGCGCGAGGCGCTGGAGCGCGCCGCGCTCTGGCTGGAGCGGATGGGCCTGACCAAGGTTGCCAACCGCGAGGCCGGTACGCTGTCGTACGGCCACCAGCGCCGGCTGGAGATCGCGCGCTGCATGATCACCAGGCCGCGCCTGCTGATGCTGGACGAGCCCGCCGCCGGCCTGAACCCGCAGGAGAAGGTAGAACTGCAGCAGCTGATCGACCAGCTGCGGCGCGAGTTCGGCATTGCCGTGCTGCTGATCGAGCACGACATGAGCCTGGTGATGGGCGTGTCGGACCGCATCCTGGTGATGGAGCACGGCAAGCCGATCGTGATCGGCAAGCCTGAGGAAGTGCGCAACGACCCGCGCGTGATCAAGGCCTACCTGGGAGAGGACTGA
- the asd gene encoding aspartate-semialdehyde dehydrogenase, translating into MIVGLVGWRGMVGSVLMQRMQEERDFDHIEPVFFSTSNAGGKAPAMAKNETTLKDANDIEALKKCDVVLTAQGGDYTNEVFPKLREAGWKGYWIDAASSLRMKDDAIIVLDPVNQGVIKDALSKGVKNFIGGNCTVSCMLIGLGGLFQADMVEWMTSMTYQAASGGGAQHMRELLTQFGTLNASVKPLLDDPASAILEIDRQILATQHGLSAEETKQFGVPLAGNLIPWIDKDLGNGQSKEEWKGGAETNKILGRGEGFLGATGATPIAVDGLCVRIGAMRCHSQALTIKLRKDVPLDEIEGMLAAHNPWAKVVPNTREASMTGLTPAAVTGTLTIPVGRLRKMQMGGEYLSAFTVGDQLLWGAAEPLRRMLRILIES; encoded by the coding sequence ATGATTGTAGGTCTCGTCGGTTGGCGGGGAATGGTCGGCAGCGTCCTGATGCAACGCATGCAGGAAGAGCGTGATTTCGACCACATCGAGCCCGTCTTCTTCAGCACGTCCAACGCCGGCGGCAAGGCGCCCGCCATGGCCAAGAACGAAACCACGCTCAAGGATGCCAACGACATCGAGGCACTGAAGAAGTGCGACGTGGTGCTGACCGCCCAGGGCGGCGACTACACCAACGAGGTCTTCCCCAAGCTGCGCGAGGCGGGCTGGAAGGGCTACTGGATCGACGCGGCCTCGTCGCTGCGGATGAAGGACGATGCCATCATCGTGCTGGATCCGGTCAACCAGGGTGTGATCAAGGACGCGCTGTCCAAGGGCGTCAAGAATTTCATCGGCGGCAACTGCACGGTCAGCTGTATGCTGATCGGCCTGGGTGGCCTGTTCCAGGCCGACATGGTCGAATGGATGACCTCGATGACCTACCAGGCCGCTTCGGGCGGCGGCGCCCAGCACATGCGCGAGTTGCTGACGCAGTTCGGCACGCTGAACGCCTCGGTCAAGCCGCTGCTGGATGACCCGGCGTCGGCCATCCTGGAAATCGACCGTCAGATCCTGGCGACCCAGCACGGCCTGTCCGCCGAGGAAACCAAGCAGTTCGGCGTGCCGCTGGCCGGCAACCTGATCCCCTGGATTGACAAGGACCTGGGCAACGGCCAGTCCAAGGAAGAGTGGAAGGGCGGCGCCGAGACCAACAAGATCCTGGGCCGAGGCGAGGGCTTCCTGGGTGCGACCGGCGCCACGCCGATCGCCGTCGACGGCCTGTGCGTTCGCATCGGCGCGATGCGCTGCCATTCGCAGGCGCTGACCATCAAGCTGCGCAAGGATGTGCCGCTGGACGAGATCGAAGGCATGCTGGCCGCCCACAACCCGTGGGCCAAGGTGGTGCCGAATACGCGTGAAGCCAGCATGACCGGCCTGACCCCGGCGGCCGTGACCGGCACGCTGACGATCCCGGTCGGCCGCCTGCGCAAGATGCAGATGGGCGGCGAGTACCTGTCGGCCTTCACGGTCGGCGACCAGCTGCTGTGGGGCGCGGCCGAGCCGCTGCGCCGCATGCTGCGTATCCTGATCGAATCCTGA
- the leuB gene encoding 3-isopropylmalate dehydrogenase, with protein MKIAVLPGDGIGPEIVAEAVKVLNALDEKFELETAPVGGAGYEAEGHPLPENTLKLAKEADAILFGAVGDWKYDSLERALRPEQAILGLRKHLQLFANFRPAICYPELTGASSLKPELVAGLDILIVRELNGDIYFGQPRGLREAPDGLFKGAREAFDTMRYSEPEIRRIAHVAFQAAAKRGKKLCSVDKANVLETFQFWKDIVIDVSKEYPEVELSHMYVDNAAMQLVKAPKSFDVIVTGNMFGDILSDEAAMLTGSIGMLPSASLDANNKGLYEPSHGSAPDIAGKGVANPLATILSAAMMLRYSLNRAEQADRIENAVKKVLAQGYRTGDILTPGCKQVGTREMGEAVLAAL; from the coding sequence ATGAAGATCGCAGTCCTGCCGGGTGACGGCATCGGTCCCGAAATCGTTGCAGAGGCCGTCAAGGTCCTGAACGCGCTCGACGAGAAGTTCGAACTGGAAACCGCCCCGGTGGGCGGCGCCGGCTACGAGGCCGAAGGCCATCCGCTGCCGGAGAACACGCTGAAGCTGGCCAAGGAGGCCGACGCCATCCTGTTCGGCGCCGTGGGCGACTGGAAGTACGACAGCCTGGAGCGCGCGCTGCGCCCGGAACAGGCCATCCTGGGCCTGCGCAAGCACCTGCAGCTGTTCGCCAACTTCCGTCCGGCGATCTGCTACCCGGAGCTGACCGGCGCCTCGAGCCTGAAGCCCGAGCTGGTGGCCGGCCTCGACATCCTGATCGTGCGCGAACTGAACGGCGACATCTACTTCGGCCAGCCGCGCGGCCTGCGCGAAGCGCCGGACGGCCTGTTCAAGGGTGCGCGCGAAGCCTTTGACACCATGCGCTACAGCGAACCGGAAATCCGCCGCATCGCGCACGTGGCGTTCCAGGCCGCGGCCAAGCGCGGCAAGAAGCTGTGCAGCGTCGACAAAGCCAACGTGCTCGAGACCTTCCAGTTCTGGAAGGACATCGTGATCGATGTCAGCAAGGAATACCCGGAAGTCGAGCTGTCGCACATGTACGTCGACAACGCCGCCATGCAGCTGGTCAAGGCGCCCAAGAGCTTCGACGTGATCGTCACCGGCAATATGTTCGGCGACATCCTGTCGGACGAGGCCGCCATGCTGACCGGCTCGATCGGCATGCTGCCGTCGGCGTCGCTGGATGCGAACAACAAGGGCCTGTACGAGCCTTCGCACGGCTCGGCGCCGGATATCGCCGGCAAGGGCGTGGCCAATCCGCTGGCCACCATCCTGTCGGCGGCGATGATGCTGCGCTACTCGCTGAACCGCGCCGAGCAGGCCGACCGCATCGAGAACGCCGTCAAAAAGGTGCTGGCCCAGGGCTACCGCACCGGCGACATCCTGACGCCGGGCTGCAAGCAGGTTGGCACCCGCGAGATGGGTGAAGCCGTGCTGGCGGCACTGTAA
- a CDS encoding high-affinity branched-chain amino acid ABC transporter permease LivM, with protein sequence MPAGQIVRGATPGQSLKNAITAAVMTAILTIPILGLQLRLEGYKVVLEPHWRPVWIAVAAVFLFQLFKPMLSRAGSAVRLPALPELGAQQQRVAVWVLLAVGLVWPFFGSRGAVDVATLALIYVILGLGLNIVVGYAGLLDLGYVGFYAVGGYTYALLNQYFGLSFWECLPIAAALSAGFGFLLGFPVLRLRGDYLAIVTLGFGEIIRLLLNNLTSLTGGPDGVSGIPKPSVFGFEMARSASVEGARTFHELIGLDYASQHMVIFLYLIALLLVGFTLFVTSRLIRMPMGRAWEALREDEIACRSLGLNPTRIKLSAFTLGASFAGLGGAFFAARQGLVNPESFTFIESALVLAVVVLGGMGSQLGVILAAILLTVLPEVARDFAEYRMLIFGLVMVLMMMWRPQGLLPASRPHVELPR encoded by the coding sequence ATGCCCGCCGGGCAGATAGTGCGCGGCGCCACGCCGGGCCAGTCACTGAAGAACGCGATCACGGCGGCCGTGATGACGGCGATCCTGACCATTCCCATCCTTGGCCTGCAGCTCAGGCTGGAAGGCTACAAGGTCGTGCTCGAGCCGCACTGGCGTCCGGTATGGATTGCCGTGGCGGCGGTATTCCTGTTCCAGTTGTTCAAGCCGATGCTGTCGCGCGCGGGCAGCGCGGTGCGCCTGCCGGCGCTGCCGGAGCTGGGCGCGCAGCAGCAGCGCGTGGCGGTGTGGGTGCTGCTGGCGGTGGGGCTGGTGTGGCCGTTCTTCGGCTCGCGCGGCGCCGTCGACGTGGCCACGCTGGCGCTGATCTACGTGATCCTGGGCCTCGGGCTGAATATCGTGGTGGGCTATGCCGGCCTGCTCGACCTGGGCTATGTCGGCTTCTATGCCGTGGGCGGCTATACCTACGCGCTGCTGAACCAGTACTTCGGCCTGTCGTTCTGGGAGTGCCTGCCGATCGCGGCGGCGCTGTCAGCGGGCTTTGGTTTCCTGCTCGGCTTTCCGGTGCTGCGCCTGCGTGGCGACTACCTGGCGATCGTCACGCTCGGCTTCGGCGAGATCATCCGCCTGCTGCTGAACAACCTGACCAGCCTGACTGGCGGCCCCGACGGCGTCTCGGGCATCCCCAAGCCCAGCGTATTCGGCTTCGAGATGGCGCGCAGCGCCAGCGTCGAGGGGGCGCGCACGTTCCACGAACTGATCGGCCTGGATTATGCCAGCCAGCACATGGTGATCTTCCTCTACCTGATCGCGCTGCTGCTGGTCGGCTTCACGCTGTTCGTGACCAGCCGCCTGATCCGCATGCCGATGGGCCGCGCATGGGAGGCACTGCGCGAGGACGAGATCGCCTGCCGTTCTCTCGGGCTCAACCCGACCCGCATCAAGCTGTCGGCGTTCACGCTGGGCGCCTCGTTCGCCGGTCTTGGCGGCGCGTTCTTCGCCGCGCGCCAGGGCCTGGTCAATCCGGAATCGTTCACCTTCATCGAATCGGCGCTGGTGCTGGCCGTGGTGGTGCTGGGCGGCATGGGCTCGCAGCTGGGCGTGATCCTGGCGGCGATCCTGCTGACGGTGCTGCCCGAGGTGGCGCGCGACTTTGCCGAATATCGCATGCTGATCTTCGGCCTGGTGATGGTGCTGATGATGATGTGGCGTCCGCAGGGCCTGCTGCCCGCGAGCCGTCCCCACGTGGAGCTTCCCCGATGA
- the leuD gene encoding 3-isopropylmalate dehydratase small subunit, with the protein MDKFTVHSGLVAPLDRENVDTDAIIPKQFLKSIQRTGFGPNLFDEWRYKDVGEPGMDNSKRPLNPDFVLNQPRYQGASILLARRNFGCGSSREHAPWALTQYGFRAVIAPSFADIFFNNCYKNGLLPVVLSEQQVDHLFNETNAFNGYQLTIDLDKQVVLTPSGQGYEFDIAPFRKYCMLNGFDDIGLTLRHADKIKAYEAERVAKMPWLNNRLVG; encoded by the coding sequence ATGGACAAGTTCACCGTACACAGCGGCCTCGTGGCTCCCCTCGACCGCGAAAACGTCGACACCGACGCCATCATCCCGAAGCAGTTCCTGAAGTCGATCCAGCGCACCGGCTTCGGCCCCAACCTGTTCGACGAGTGGCGCTACAAGGACGTTGGCGAGCCCGGCATGGACAACAGCAAGCGTCCGCTGAATCCGGACTTCGTGCTGAACCAGCCGCGCTACCAGGGCGCGTCGATCCTGCTGGCGCGCCGCAACTTCGGCTGCGGCAGCTCGCGCGAGCATGCGCCGTGGGCGCTGACGCAGTACGGCTTCCGCGCTGTGATCGCGCCCAGCTTTGCCGATATCTTCTTCAACAACTGCTACAAGAACGGCTTGCTGCCGGTGGTGCTGAGCGAGCAGCAGGTTGACCACCTGTTTAACGAGACCAACGCGTTCAACGGCTACCAGCTGACCATCGACCTCGACAAGCAGGTGGTGCTCACGCCGTCGGGCCAGGGCTACGAGTTCGACATCGCCCCGTTCCGCAAGTACTGCATGCTGAACGGCTTCGACGATATCGGCCTGACCCTGCGCCATGCCGACAAGATCAAGGCCTACGAGGCCGAGCGCGTGGCGAAGATGCCGTGGCTGAACAACCGCCTGGTCGGATAA